One Sebastes umbrosus isolate fSebUmb1 chromosome 6, fSebUmb1.pri, whole genome shotgun sequence DNA window includes the following coding sequences:
- the LOC119489967 gene encoding monocarboxylate transporter 2-like isoform X1: MPPPAAAKLGYTPPDGGWGWAVVFGAFLSIGFSYAFPKSLTIYFKEIQEYFSVSYSEIAWLSSVMLASMYAGGPLSSVLVNRYGSRPVVMVGGVMVSAGMVLASFGRTIMHLYLCVGVIGGFGLAFNLQPALTIIGTYFQVKRPMANGLAMTGSPVLLFTLAPLNQFLFDSFGWRGSFLILGGIVLNCCVAGALMRPVNKNAQPKPKAEPPEFNRAATEKAATSDTNAQSANLLTEEKQNESRSQGCLYKFIDLSLFKHRGFLIYLIGNVVMFFGFFAPVVFLAPYAKHQGIDEYSAAFLLSIFALVDMIVRPATGLIGNTKWIRPRIQYFFSFSVAYNGVCHLLCPLLPGYWGLVTYAIIFGVAFGMVCSLLFEVLMDLVGAQRFSSAVGLVTIIECGPVLLGPPMSGLLVDILGDYKYMYYACGVFMLVPGIYFFFMHYYNYKKLAEERRHGVAAEMRTCEEAVTLKMSQDGKTAHETDG, translated from the exons GCTGGGCTGTCGTCTTTGGCGCTTTCCTCTCCATAGGATTCTCCTATGCCTTTCCCAAGTCCCTAACCATCTACTTTAAGgagattcaggaatatttttcaGTTTCCTACAGTGAGATTGCCTGGCTGTCCTCAGTCATGCTCGCTTCTATGTATGCAGGAG GACCTTTGAGCAGCGTACTTGTCAACCGCTACGGCAGCAGACCTGTGGTTATGGTCGGCGGGGTTATGGTTAGCGCTGGCATGGTGCTTGCTTCTTTTGGCAGGACTATCATGCATCTTTATCTTTGCGTTGGAGTAATTGGag GTTTTGGCCTCGCCTTCAACCTACAGCCGGCCCTGACGATCATAGGTACCTACTTCCAGGTCAAAAGGCCAATGGCGAACGGGCTCGCCATGACAGGAAGTCCAGTTCTCCTGTTCACACTGGCTCCTCTCAATCAGTTTCTCTTTGATTCTTTTGGCTGGAGAGGGAGCTTCCTCATCCTGGGAGGCATTGTTTTGAACTGCTGTGTAGCTGGCGCTTTGATGAGACCAGTCAATAAAAATGCCCAACCCAAACCAAAGGCTGAACCACCGGAGTTTAACAGGGCAGCCACCGAGAAAGCTGCTACTTCAGACACCAATGCACAGTCAGCTAACCTTCTGACTGAAGAAAAGCAAAACGAGAGCAGGAGTCAGGGCTGCTTGTACAAATTCATAGATCTCTCACTTTTCAAACACCGGGGCTTCCTCATTTATCTCATTGGTAATGTGGTCATGTTTTTTGGGTTTTTCGCGCCTGTGGTCTTTCTGGCTCCGTACGCCAAACATCAAGGGATTGATGAATATTCAGCAGCTTTCTTGCTTTCTATTTTTGCTCTGGTGGACATGATTGTCAGACCAGCAACTGGCCTCATTGGCAACACCAAGTGGATTCGGCCACGGATCCAATactttttcagtttttcagttgcATACAATGGCGTGTGCCACCTTTTATGCCCACTGTTACCTGGATATTGGGGTCTGGTTACTTATGCAATCATCTTTGGTGTGGCGTTTGGGATGGTTTGCTCACTGCTTTTTGAAGTTCTGATGGACCTTGTTGGAGCTCAGCGCTTCTCCAGTGCAGTCGGACTCGTCACCATCATCGAATGTGGACCGGTGCTTCTTGGACCTCCAATGTCAG GACTTCTAGTTGATATTTTAGGGGACTACAAATACATGTACTACGCGTGCGGAGTGTTCATGCTGGTGCCTGGCATATATTTCTTCTTCATGCATTACTACAACTACAAGAAACTGGCCGAGGAGCGGAGGCATGGTGTGGCTGCGGAGATGAGGACTTGTGAAGAGGCAGTCACACTCAAAATGAGCCAAGATGGTAAAACAGCACATGAAACAGATGGATGA
- the LOC119489967 gene encoding monocarboxylate transporter 2-like isoform X2 has translation MPPPAAAKLGYTPPDGGWGWAVVFGAFLSIGFSYAFPKSLTIYFKEIQEYFSVSYSEIAWLSSVMLASMYAGGPLSSVLVNRYGSRPVVMVGGVMVSAGMVLASFGRTIMHLYLCVGVIGGFGLAFNLQPALTIIGTYFQVKRPMANGLAMTGSPVLLFTLAPLNQFLFDSFGWRGSFLILGGIVLNCCVAGALMRPVNKNAQPKPKAEPPEFNRAATEKAATSDTNAQSANLLTEEKQNESRSQGCLYKFIDLSLFKHRGFLIYLIGNVVMFFGFFAPVVFLAPYAKHQGIDEYSAAFLLSIFALVDMIVRPATGLIGNTKWIRPRIQYFFSFSVAYNGVCHLLCPLLPGYWGLVTYAIIFGVAFGMVCSLLFEVLMDLVGAQRFSSAVGLVTIIECGPVLLGPPMSGLLVDILGDYKYMYYACGVFMLVPGIYFFFMHYYNYKKLAEERRHGVAAEMRTCEEAVTLKMSQDVAE, from the exons GCTGGGCTGTCGTCTTTGGCGCTTTCCTCTCCATAGGATTCTCCTATGCCTTTCCCAAGTCCCTAACCATCTACTTTAAGgagattcaggaatatttttcaGTTTCCTACAGTGAGATTGCCTGGCTGTCCTCAGTCATGCTCGCTTCTATGTATGCAGGAG GACCTTTGAGCAGCGTACTTGTCAACCGCTACGGCAGCAGACCTGTGGTTATGGTCGGCGGGGTTATGGTTAGCGCTGGCATGGTGCTTGCTTCTTTTGGCAGGACTATCATGCATCTTTATCTTTGCGTTGGAGTAATTGGag GTTTTGGCCTCGCCTTCAACCTACAGCCGGCCCTGACGATCATAGGTACCTACTTCCAGGTCAAAAGGCCAATGGCGAACGGGCTCGCCATGACAGGAAGTCCAGTTCTCCTGTTCACACTGGCTCCTCTCAATCAGTTTCTCTTTGATTCTTTTGGCTGGAGAGGGAGCTTCCTCATCCTGGGAGGCATTGTTTTGAACTGCTGTGTAGCTGGCGCTTTGATGAGACCAGTCAATAAAAATGCCCAACCCAAACCAAAGGCTGAACCACCGGAGTTTAACAGGGCAGCCACCGAGAAAGCTGCTACTTCAGACACCAATGCACAGTCAGCTAACCTTCTGACTGAAGAAAAGCAAAACGAGAGCAGGAGTCAGGGCTGCTTGTACAAATTCATAGATCTCTCACTTTTCAAACACCGGGGCTTCCTCATTTATCTCATTGGTAATGTGGTCATGTTTTTTGGGTTTTTCGCGCCTGTGGTCTTTCTGGCTCCGTACGCCAAACATCAAGGGATTGATGAATATTCAGCAGCTTTCTTGCTTTCTATTTTTGCTCTGGTGGACATGATTGTCAGACCAGCAACTGGCCTCATTGGCAACACCAAGTGGATTCGGCCACGGATCCAATactttttcagtttttcagttgcATACAATGGCGTGTGCCACCTTTTATGCCCACTGTTACCTGGATATTGGGGTCTGGTTACTTATGCAATCATCTTTGGTGTGGCGTTTGGGATGGTTTGCTCACTGCTTTTTGAAGTTCTGATGGACCTTGTTGGAGCTCAGCGCTTCTCCAGTGCAGTCGGACTCGTCACCATCATCGAATGTGGACCGGTGCTTCTTGGACCTCCAATGTCAG GACTTCTAGTTGATATTTTAGGGGACTACAAATACATGTACTACGCGTGCGGAGTGTTCATGCTGGTGCCTGGCATATATTTCTTCTTCATGCATTACTACAACTACAAGAAACTGGCCGAGGAGCGGAGGCATGGTGTGGCTGCGGAGATGAGGACTTGTGAAGAGGCAGTCACACTCAAAATGAGCCAAGATG TGgctgaataa